The following proteins come from a genomic window of Edaphobacter sp. 4G125:
- a CDS encoding outer membrane beta-barrel protein, translated as MTSNNRLSRTVAYAAAVAFLSAGTSVCLYAQSAAPAPDAGKAIDLKKSLMAPIDLTRPAELNYSSSASSSDEVASAENFMPRFGEDQPPPRRTYGRRTNYSDRWHNPDGSNKYTFNAGAGFTLPTGSAGKELGTSWKFQVGAGYNFSKKFAVLLQYDYDKLGLTSGNINRQYARYTNLNLVDSNGNPISLAGLDGNAHMWSFTLNPMYTFYQGDSVGAYVIGGGGFYRKITNWTLPQTGVFCDFFGFCYQFTQNQTFDHYSNNAGGVNGGIGFTYRFSRFASEKLYAEARYVWVDNQPSSNSVNSYYPENNKRTGYFPITVGIRW; from the coding sequence ATGACGAGCAACAACCGTCTCTCCAGAACGGTGGCCTACGCCGCCGCTGTAGCTTTTTTGAGTGCGGGGACGAGCGTGTGCCTCTATGCACAGTCTGCCGCACCAGCACCGGATGCAGGAAAGGCCATTGACCTGAAGAAGAGTCTGATGGCTCCGATTGATCTGACTCGACCGGCAGAGTTGAACTACAGCTCGAGTGCTTCGAGCAGCGATGAGGTGGCCTCGGCAGAAAACTTTATGCCACGTTTTGGAGAAGACCAGCCGCCACCGCGCCGCACCTATGGACGCCGCACCAATTACAGCGATCGTTGGCATAATCCTGATGGTTCGAACAAATATACTTTCAACGCTGGCGCAGGCTTTACCCTGCCCACAGGCTCTGCAGGTAAAGAGCTTGGCACAAGCTGGAAGTTCCAGGTGGGCGCTGGATATAACTTCAGCAAAAAGTTTGCCGTGCTGCTGCAATATGACTATGACAAGCTCGGTCTGACGAGTGGAAACATCAATCGTCAATATGCTCGCTACACCAATCTCAACCTTGTCGACAGCAATGGAAATCCCATCAGCCTTGCGGGCCTCGATGGCAATGCGCACATGTGGTCGTTCACGCTGAATCCGATGTACACCTTCTATCAGGGTGATTCGGTGGGGGCGTACGTGATCGGCGGTGGCGGCTTCTACCGTAAGATTACGAACTGGACTCTTCCGCAGACCGGTGTGTTCTGCGACTTCTTCGGCTTCTGCTACCAGTTCACCCAGAACCAGACCTTCGATCACTATTCGAATAATGCTGGCGGTGTGAATGGCGGTATCGGTTTTACCTACCGGTTCTCGCGATTTGCTTCGGAGAAGCTGTATGCGGAGGCGCGGTATGTCTGGGTCGACAACCAGCCCAGCTCCAACTCGGTGAACTCGTACTATCCAGAGAACAACAAGCGTACGGGATACTTCCCAATCACGGTTGGTATTCGCTGGTAG